In Vigna angularis cultivar LongXiaoDou No.4 chromosome 8, ASM1680809v1, whole genome shotgun sequence, one DNA window encodes the following:
- the LOC128193548 gene encoding 2-oxoglutarate-dependent dioxygenase DAO-like produces MEANVPVVDFQKLSEGEEWKKLREACEKCGIFRVINHPIPDTLMKEMKSAVKFWHDLPLEIKMRNKSIIPDSGYIPPFPSSPLYEAMGIYDYHKSPQALEDFFSQVDLPPHYRKIVKTYGKAIHDLASTIAQKMAKCLGIVDVDFKDWPFLLRTIKYNFSPENVGEMGIMLHSDTGFITLLQDDETVTGLELLDDSGLLKKVTPKSGSFLCIVGDVGHVWSNEKFWNARHRVICKETCTRYSFGVFMLAARDGIVEAHPKLAELNGGPRYRPFKYEDLREFRIVTGKRNAEVLDQYRIA; encoded by the exons ATGGAGGCTAATGTTCCTGTGGTGGATTTTCAGAAGCTTTCAGAGGGAGAGGAATGGAAGAAGCTAAGAGAAGCATGTGAGAAATGTGGTATTTTCAGGGTGATAAACCACCCTATTCCAGACACACTCATGAAAGAGATGAAATCAGCTGTGAAATTCTGGCATGATCTTCCTTTAGAGATAAAAATGCGCAACAAATCGATAATTCCTGATAGTGGTTATATTCCACCGTTTCCATCAAGTCCTCTATATGAGGCCATGGGAATATATGACTATCATAAATCACCACAGGCACTTGAAGATTTCTTTTCTCAGGTGGATTTACCACCCCATTACAG GAAAATAGTAAAGACGTATGGGAAAGCAATTCATGACTTGGCATCAACTATAGCACAAAAGATGGCCAAGTGTTTGGGTATAGTGGATGTTGATTTCAAGGACTGGCCTTTCCTTTTAAGAACTATTAAATACAATTTCAGCCCTGAAAATGTAGGTGAAATGGGAATAATGTTGCACTCAGATACAGGATTTATCACTCTACTTCAAGACGATGAAACTGTTACTGGTCTTGAGCTGTTGGATGATTCTGGCTTATTAAAAAAAGTGACTCCCAAATCAGGGTCCTTCCTCTGCATTGTTGGAGATGTTGGACAT GTTTGGAGCAATGAAAAATTTTGGAATGCCAGGCATCGTGTAATCTGCAAGGAAACATGTACTCGTTATTCGTTTGGTGTATTTATGTTAGCAGCAAGGGATGGTATTGTTGAAGCTCATCCAAAGTTGGCGGAACTTAACGGTGGTCCACGTTATCGACCATTTAAGTATGAAGATTTAAGGGAGTTCAGAATCGTCACAGGAAAAAGAAATGCTGAAGTTCTTGATCAATATCGCATTGCTTAG